The Clostridium septicum genome contains a region encoding:
- a CDS encoding BglG family transcription antiterminator, whose protein sequence is MINNLRLEKILKILLDSNKVVTGDQLCNTVGVSSRTIRSDVKELNNILESEGAVILSEKGKGYILNILIEDKFKSFLKKIQDENSYINLTAEGRAEYIIMKLLLNDLKGIEGITQIDLADELFISLSSLKNDIKLAKTNLDLFSLDIEKCGNKGIKISGNEESIRDCINRNLASNNKFLRKNFEKILKKSFKEKSFIVREILKDNIEKFNLRLTDIAFTHLLTYLSIMLVRNDIGKNVSYERKEIDNLNKEPKIAIAKSIENSIKDKLDIKLNENEVYYITKHIIASSLITTDKEVKVSSIYDSDKNNNILTETILKSIKDTFNVDFTLDNILKEFLSAHLKAAINRAKYGIKMENNMLGIIKNNYPFAFELGVLANNIIKKEQGVHLSEDDIGFLSLHFAASLERLKVHKIENVKKVIIVCTTGVGTSLLLKVKLEQYFKGRLSIVDTMPWYEFKEGQLEDIDFIITTVPLEIKSKKVVYIKNLLDKDEIKKIEDNLENIEYKENALINKFKEEIFFKDLEANTKEEVLEMITNNLIANGYITEAVKREIFSREELASTEIGNLVAIPHTMHDDIKKSVISVAILKKGITWDKENVQVVLLICMAKEDKYEWKSNLEQLYKSIIDIEIVLEIIKSNDFNDFKKVIYKF, encoded by the coding sequence ATGATAAATAATTTAAGACTCGAAAAAATTTTAAAAATATTACTAGATAGCAATAAAGTAGTTACAGGAGATCAACTTTGTAACACTGTTGGTGTATCATCTAGAACTATAAGGAGTGATGTAAAAGAGTTAAATAATATATTAGAAAGCGAAGGAGCTGTTATTTTATCAGAAAAAGGAAAAGGTTATATATTAAATATTTTAATAGAAGATAAATTTAAAAGTTTCTTGAAAAAGATTCAAGATGAAAATAGTTATATTAACTTAACAGCTGAAGGTAGAGCAGAATATATAATAATGAAACTCTTATTAAATGACCTTAAAGGAATTGAAGGAATTACACAAATAGATTTAGCCGATGAATTATTCATAAGTTTATCATCTTTAAAAAACGATATAAAGCTTGCAAAAACTAATTTAGATTTATTCTCTTTAGATATAGAGAAGTGTGGAAATAAAGGAATTAAAATTAGTGGAAACGAAGAATCTATAAGAGATTGTATAAATAGAAACTTAGCAAGTAACAATAAGTTCTTAAGAAAAAATTTTGAAAAAATTTTAAAAAAATCTTTTAAGGAAAAAAGCTTTATAGTTAGAGAAATCTTAAAAGACAATATAGAAAAATTTAATTTAAGATTAACAGATATAGCTTTTACTCATTTACTTACTTATTTATCAATAATGCTTGTTAGAAATGACATTGGAAAAAATGTTAGTTATGAAAGAAAAGAAATAGATAATCTAAATAAAGAACCTAAAATAGCAATAGCTAAAAGTATAGAAAATAGCATTAAAGATAAGTTAGATATAAAGCTTAATGAAAATGAAGTTTATTACATTACTAAGCACATAATTGCAAGTAGTTTAATAACAACAGATAAAGAGGTTAAAGTATCAAGTATTTATGATTCAGATAAAAATAATAATATTTTAACTGAAACTATACTAAAGTCTATAAAAGATACTTTTAATGTAGATTTTACTTTAGATAATATTTTAAAAGAATTTTTATCAGCACATTTAAAGGCGGCTATAAATAGAGCAAAGTATGGAATTAAAATGGAAAATAATATGCTTGGAATTATAAAAAATAATTATCCATTTGCTTTTGAACTTGGAGTATTAGCAAATAATATAATCAAAAAAGAACAAGGTGTTCACTTAAGTGAAGATGATATTGGATTTTTATCATTACACTTTGCAGCATCTCTCGAAAGATTAAAAGTACATAAAATAGAAAATGTAAAAAAGGTAATTATAGTATGTACAACAGGTGTTGGAACTTCACTACTTCTAAAAGTAAAGCTTGAACAATATTTCAAAGGAAGACTAAGTATAGTTGATACAATGCCTTGGTATGAGTTTAAGGAAGGGCAGTTAGAAGATATAGATTTTATAATAACAACAGTTCCATTAGAAATAAAATCTAAAAAGGTTGTATATATAAAAAATCTTTTAGATAAAGATGAAATAAAAAAAATAGAAGATAATTTAGAAAATATAGAGTATAAGGAAAATGCACTTATAAATAAATTTAAAGAGGAAATTTTCTTTAAAGATTTAGAAGCTAACACAAAAGAAGAAGTATTAGAGATGATTACAAATAATTTAATAGCTAATGGATATATAACGGAAGCTGTTAAAAGGGAAATTTTCTCAAGGGAAGAGTTAGCTAGTACTGAAATAGGTAATTTAGTAGCTATACCACATACAATGCATGATGATATAAAGAAATCAGTTATATCAGTAGCAATATTAAAAAAAGGTATAACCTGGGATAAAGAAAATGTACAAGTGGTTTTACTTATATGTATGGCTAAGGAAGATAAATATGAATGGAAATCAAACTTAGAACAATTATATAAAAGTATTATAGATATAGAGATAGTACTAGAAATTATTAAAAGTAATGATTTCAATGATTTTAAAAAAGTTATATATAAATTCTAA
- a CDS encoding HAMP domain-containing sensor histidine kinase, with protein sequence MIKCMFLINLVSILLGIILIWELLPLVYNNNEFKELEKVSKYVEEAIKNNENVVLDNTIVALLRDGQVINIGKNVDSQMKSDDFESLGGRKIYTTKSGNKYVTYKRSIAYGDLIVYKSYEVTEQLIKSVNVIMIGICCLSLIFSTLLAIYIGNRFTKPIIIIQNRAKDISKGIYTGNYQIDSNDEISDLSDSIEEMALELKAKDNIQRNFIANVSYDFKTPLSIIRANSQEIKNDSITGENLVECSDKIIHEVDMLNSLVEEILLLTKLKENNKFLKLKEQSLKIFLYESFRRILTSKSEYKCGFKNVKYKIDTRVEHLEKFNVKIDEKYLFMVISNIFNNALDYSECSEIALIVENTIYGIKVGIRDNGLGIKEENLKYIWDKYSTGDKNNGMRLGLAISKEIILAHEFNYGVKSKINKGTEFYFVIPHNLIKIN encoded by the coding sequence ATGATAAAATGTATGTTTCTAATAAATTTAGTATCAATTTTGTTAGGAATTATACTTATTTGGGAACTGTTACCTTTGGTATATAATAATAATGAATTTAAAGAGCTTGAAAAAGTAAGTAAATATGTAGAAGAAGCTATAAAAAATAATGAAAATGTAGTTTTAGATAATACAATAGTAGCTTTATTAAGAGATGGACAAGTAATAAATATAGGAAAAAATGTTGATAGCCAAATGAAAAGTGATGATTTCGAAAGTTTAGGTGGAAGAAAGATTTATACTACAAAGAGTGGAAATAAATATGTTACATATAAAAGATCAATAGCTTATGGAGATTTAATAGTATATAAAAGCTATGAAGTTACAGAACAATTAATAAAAAGTGTTAATGTAATAATGATAGGTATATGTTGTTTATCACTTATATTTTCAACTTTATTAGCTATATATATAGGTAATAGATTCACAAAGCCTATAATAATTATACAAAATAGAGCTAAAGATATATCAAAAGGAATATATACTGGTAATTACCAAATAGATTCTAATGATGAAATTTCAGATTTATCTGATAGTATCGAGGAAATGGCTCTTGAACTTAAAGCAAAAGATAATATTCAAAGAAACTTTATTGCTAATGTAAGTTATGATTTTAAAACTCCATTAAGTATAATTAGAGCCAATAGCCAAGAAATAAAAAATGATTCTATAACAGGAGAAAATTTAGTAGAATGTAGCGATAAAATAATTCATGAAGTAGATATGTTAAATAGTTTAGTAGAAGAAATATTATTACTTACAAAACTAAAAGAAAATAATAAATTTTTAAAGTTAAAGGAGCAATCTTTAAAGATTTTTTTGTATGAATCTTTTAGAAGGATTTTAACATCTAAATCAGAATATAAATGTGGTTTTAAAAATGTAAAGTATAAAATAGATACTAGAGTAGAACACTTAGAAAAGTTTAATGTAAAAATAGATGAAAAGTATTTGTTTATGGTAATATCTAATATATTTAATAACGCTTTAGATTATTCAGAGTGTAGTGAAATAGCTTTGATTGTAGAAAACACAATTTATGGAATAAAAGTTGGAATTAGAGATAATGGATTAGGAATCAAAGAGGAAAACTTAAAATATATTTGGGATAAATACTCTACAGGAGATAAAAATAATGGAATGAGATTAGGACTAGCTATTTCTAAGGAGATAATTTTGGCTCATGAATTTAATTACGGTGTAAAGAGCAAAATAAATAAAGGGACAGAATTTTATTTTGTAATTCCACATAATTTAATAAAAATAAATTAA
- a CDS encoding FAD-binding oxidoreductase, with amino-acid sequence MSYKKVDKHDIEYINSIINDSERVLVGEDISEDYSHDELGAIKQMPEIVVQVLETEEVSRIMKYAYEKNIPVTPRGSGTGLVGSAVPLHGGIIIDLSKMNKILELDEENLTLTLEPGVLLMEIAKYVEEHDLFYPPDPGEKTATIGGNISTNAGGMRAVKYGVTRDYVRGLEVVLPNGDVVNFGGKVVKNSSGYSLKDLMVGAEGTLGIVTKAILKLLPLPKKAISLLVPFKDLDTAIETVPKIIKSKAIPTAIEFMERDAIVSAEEFLGKKFPDNSSDAYLLLTFDGNSKEDVEKDYEKVADICLKEGALDVFISDTDERQESIWSARGAFLEAIKASTTEMDEVDVVVPRNKVAEFVKFTKEVEKQFSIRIRSFGHAGDGNLHVYILKDNLKEKEWHDKLNDVMEAMYHRSKELNGKVSGEHGIGFAKKGYLHEAIGDEMINIMDGIKKAFDPKNLLNPGKVCQ; translated from the coding sequence ATGAGTTACAAAAAGGTTGATAAACATGATATAGAATACATTAATTCAATTATAAATGATAGTGAAAGAGTTTTAGTTGGTGAAGATATAAGTGAAGATTATAGCCATGATGAACTTGGAGCTATAAAACAAATGCCTGAAATAGTAGTTCAAGTTTTAGAAACAGAAGAAGTTTCTAGAATTATGAAGTATGCTTATGAAAAAAATATCCCAGTAACTCCAAGAGGATCAGGAACAGGATTAGTTGGTTCAGCAGTACCACTACATGGTGGAATAATTATAGACTTAAGTAAGATGAATAAAATTTTAGAATTAGACGAAGAAAATCTTACTTTAACTTTAGAGCCAGGTGTTCTACTTATGGAAATTGCTAAATATGTAGAGGAGCATGACTTATTCTACCCACCAGATCCAGGTGAAAAAACAGCTACTATTGGTGGGAATATAAGTACTAATGCAGGTGGTATGAGAGCTGTTAAATATGGTGTTACAAGGGATTATGTAAGAGGGCTTGAAGTCGTACTTCCAAATGGAGATGTAGTGAACTTTGGTGGAAAAGTAGTTAAAAATAGTTCAGGATATAGTTTAAAAGATTTAATGGTTGGAGCAGAAGGAACTTTAGGAATAGTTACTAAAGCTATATTAAAACTATTACCATTACCTAAAAAAGCTATTAGTTTATTAGTACCTTTTAAAGATTTAGATACTGCAATTGAAACAGTTCCTAAAATTATAAAATCAAAGGCTATTCCAACAGCTATAGAATTTATGGAAAGAGATGCAATTGTATCAGCAGAAGAATTCTTAGGAAAGAAATTCCCAGATAATTCTTCAGATGCATATCTATTATTAACTTTTGATGGAAATTCAAAAGAAGATGTAGAAAAAGATTATGAAAAGGTAGCTGACATTTGCTTAAAAGAAGGTGCATTAGATGTATTTATTTCAGATACAGATGAAAGACAAGAATCAATTTGGTCAGCTAGAGGTGCATTCCTAGAAGCAATTAAGGCATCAACTACTGAAATGGATGAAGTTGACGTTGTTGTACCAAGAAATAAGGTTGCAGAATTTGTTAAGTTTACTAAGGAAGTTGAAAAACAATTTAGTATTAGAATTAGAAGTTTCGGACATGCTGGAGATGGTAACCTTCACGTCTATATTTTAAAAGATAACTTAAAGGAAAAAGAATGGCATGATAAATTAAATGATGTTATGGAAGCTATGTACCATAGATCAAAAGAGTTAAATGGAAAAGTGTCAGGAGAACATGGTATAGGATTTGCTAAAAAAGGATATTTACATGAAGCGATAGGTGATGAAATGATAAATATAATGGACGGGATAAAGAAAGCATTTGATCCTAAAAACTTATTAAACCCAGGAAAAGTATGTCAATAG
- a CDS encoding electron transfer flavoprotein subunit alpha, with the protein MAKLVINQDKVGDINELIKICPFGALENNNGKLEINASCKMCKLCVRKGPKGAVEYVEEEVKKIDKSKWNGIAVYVDHVDGEIHPVTFELIGKARELAKKINHKVYCVFIGTNIKHKAEELLHYGVDEVFVYDKPQLKYFTIEPYTVAFAEFINSVKPSSILVGATTVGRSLAPRVAARFRTGLTADCTILDIKENTDLVQIRPAFGGNIMAQIVTPNSRPQMATVRYKVMSAPEREDEIRGKVTICNVDDSKLNSNIEVKKVTKKEKEHSISEAEVIVVAGRGVKSEKDLKMIEELADLLGGEVACTRPLIESGWFDAKKQVGLSGRTVRPKLIIACGVSGAVQFTAGMNNSDYIFAINKDEKAPIFEAAHYGVIGDIYEVVPQLIEKIKMERGE; encoded by the coding sequence ATGGCAAAGCTTGTTATAAATCAAGATAAGGTAGGAGATATAAACGAATTAATAAAAATATGTCCATTTGGGGCATTAGAAAATAATAATGGTAAATTAGAAATAAATGCAAGTTGTAAAATGTGTAAGTTATGTGTAAGAAAAGGTCCTAAAGGAGCTGTAGAATACGTAGAAGAAGAAGTTAAGAAAATAGATAAGAGTAAATGGAATGGTATTGCAGTTTATGTAGATCATGTAGATGGAGAAATTCATCCAGTTACTTTTGAACTTATAGGAAAGGCTAGAGAATTAGCTAAAAAAATAAATCATAAGGTTTATTGTGTATTTATTGGTACAAATATAAAACATAAGGCAGAAGAATTACTTCATTATGGAGTAGATGAAGTTTTTGTTTATGATAAGCCGCAATTGAAGTATTTTACAATTGAACCATATACTGTAGCGTTTGCAGAATTTATAAATAGTGTTAAGCCATCATCTATTCTTGTAGGTGCTACAACAGTTGGTAGATCACTTGCTCCAAGAGTAGCAGCAAGATTTAGGACAGGTTTAACAGCTGACTGTACAATTTTAGATATTAAAGAAAACACAGACTTAGTTCAAATAAGACCAGCATTTGGTGGTAATATAATGGCTCAAATAGTTACTCCAAATTCAAGACCTCAAATGGCGACAGTAAGATACAAAGTTATGTCTGCACCAGAAAGAGAAGATGAAATTAGAGGAAAAGTAACTATTTGCAATGTAGATGATTCAAAATTAAATTCTAATATAGAAGTTAAAAAGGTTACAAAGAAAGAAAAAGAACACAGTATTTCAGAAGCAGAAGTAATTGTTGTTGCAGGAAGAGGAGTTAAGAGTGAAAAAGACCTTAAGATGATAGAAGAATTAGCAGATCTTTTAGGTGGGGAAGTAGCTTGTACAAGACCTTTAATAGAATCTGGATGGTTTGATGCGAAGAAACAAGTTGGCTTAAGTGGTAGAACAGTAAGACCTAAGTTAATAATAGCCTGTGGTGTATCAGGTGCTGTACAATTTACAGCAGGTATGAATAATTCAGATTATATTTTTGCAATAAATAAGGATGAAAAGGCACCTATATTTGAAGCTGCTCACTATGGCGTAATTGGAGATATATATGAAGTAGTGCCACAATTGATTGAAAAAATCAAAATGGAGAGGGGAGAATAG
- a CDS encoding electron transfer flavoprotein subunit beta/FixA family protein produces MNIVVCIKQVPGTSKVEVDEKTGVLKRDGIDSKMNPYDLYALETALQIKNKVGGTIKVISMGPPQAMDVIKEAFAMGADEGTLVSDRKFAGADVLATSYTLSQGVRKVGDMDLIICGKQTTDGDTAQVGPEMAEYLGIPHVANVRQILGLNEKSITVEMDMPDTVEVSEVKFPCLITVEKDIFQPRLPSYKRMLETKGRKIDMIALKDFEDKDEKKYGLNGSPTQVERIFPPASNDAHEMWNGQSEELTEKMSSKLKELKFI; encoded by the coding sequence ATGAATATAGTAGTTTGTATTAAACAAGTTCCAGGGACTTCAAAAGTAGAAGTAGATGAAAAAACAGGAGTATTAAAAAGAGATGGTATAGATTCAAAAATGAATCCATATGATTTATATGCTCTAGAAACAGCTCTACAAATAAAGAATAAAGTTGGGGGGACTATAAAAGTAATTAGTATGGGACCACCACAAGCTATGGATGTTATAAAAGAGGCTTTCGCAATGGGAGCAGATGAGGGAACTTTAGTATCAGATAGAAAATTTGCAGGAGCAGATGTTCTTGCAACTTCATATACATTATCACAAGGTGTAAGAAAAGTAGGAGATATGGATCTTATAATTTGTGGAAAACAAACAACAGATGGAGATACAGCACAAGTTGGACCAGAAATGGCAGAGTATCTAGGTATTCCACATGTAGCAAATGTTAGACAAATTTTAGGACTTAATGAAAAGTCAATTACAGTAGAAATGGATATGCCAGATACTGTAGAGGTTTCAGAAGTTAAATTTCCTTGTTTAATAACAGTTGAAAAAGATATTTTTCAACCAAGACTTCCTTCTTATAAGAGAATGTTAGAAACTAAGGGAAGAAAGATAGATATGATTGCATTGAAAGATTTCGAAGATAAGGATGAGAAGAAATATGGTCTAAATGGATCACCTACTCAAGTTGAAAGAATATTCCCACCAGCATCAAATGATGCACATGAAATGTGGAATGGTCAATCAGAAGAATTAACTGAAAAAATGTCATCTAAGTTAAAAGAGTTAAAATTCATTTAG
- a CDS encoding L-lactate permease → MNEYLMFFIALLPIVLLIVSLGVFKIPGHKICPIALVLTIVLSIIGWKMPLGVSLSAALEGIVLALWPIMLVIIAAVFTYNLSVHTKGMETIKKILTSVTTDKRILVLILAWGFGGFLESVAGFGTAVAIPASILIVLGFDPIFAAIICLVANTTPTAFGAIGLPINTLSELANLTPTQLSNDVSIQLFLFVVFIPMALVMITGKSFKSVKGVLGITLVSGIAFAIPQAIFAKYLGAELPAVLGSVASLAVTIWMAKTFHKDKQAKNIDERVSFKSGVIAWSPFILILVLILLSSPLFPSINAALSSIKTSVHIYQGQDSIPYTFTWIGTPGVLILISGFIGGAIQGANFKEMLGVLGRTVKQMSKSGITILSIIALAKVMGYSGMIKSIAVILVMITGRFYPVIAPLIGALGTFITGSATSSNVLFGGLQVEAAKSLAIDPCWLAAANTAGATAGKIISPQSIAVATAATGIAGEEGKILNSTLKFFLAYVIIQGIITFFGAVIF, encoded by the coding sequence ATGAACGAATATTTAATGTTTTTTATTGCTTTGTTACCGATAGTACTACTAATTGTGTCCCTTGGAGTTTTTAAAATACCAGGTCACAAGATTTGTCCTATAGCTTTAGTTCTAACTATAGTTTTATCAATAATAGGTTGGAAAATGCCTTTAGGTGTATCTTTATCAGCTGCATTAGAAGGTATAGTACTTGCTTTATGGCCTATAATGCTTGTAATTATAGCAGCAGTATTTACTTACAACTTATCAGTTCATACTAAGGGTATGGAAACTATAAAGAAAATACTAACAAGTGTAACAACAGACAAGCGTATTTTAGTATTAATATTAGCCTGGGGCTTTGGTGGCTTTCTTGAATCAGTTGCTGGTTTTGGTACAGCAGTTGCTATACCAGCTAGTATATTAATTGTATTAGGATTTGATCCTATATTTGCAGCAATTATTTGCTTAGTTGCAAATACAACTCCAACAGCTTTTGGAGCAATAGGTTTACCTATAAATACATTATCTGAGCTTGCTAATTTAACACCAACACAACTTAGTAATGATGTTTCAATACAGTTATTTTTATTTGTTGTATTCATACCTATGGCATTAGTTATGATAACAGGTAAAAGCTTTAAATCAGTAAAGGGAGTGCTTGGAATAACTTTAGTTTCAGGAATAGCCTTTGCAATTCCGCAAGCTATATTTGCTAAATATTTAGGTGCAGAACTTCCAGCAGTTTTAGGATCGGTAGCATCATTAGCTGTAACTATATGGATGGCTAAAACTTTCCATAAAGATAAGCAAGCTAAAAACATTGATGAAAGGGTTTCTTTTAAAAGTGGAGTTATTGCATGGTCACCATTTATATTGATATTAGTTTTAATACTTTTATCAAGTCCTTTATTCCCAAGTATAAACGCAGCTTTATCTTCAATTAAAACTTCAGTGCACATTTACCAAGGACAAGATTCTATACCTTATACATTTACATGGATTGGAACACCAGGAGTTTTGATTTTAATATCAGGTTTTATAGGTGGAGCAATTCAAGGTGCTAACTTTAAAGAAATGTTAGGTGTATTGGGAAGAACAGTAAAACAAATGAGTAAATCAGGTATAACAATCTTATCAATAATAGCCTTAGCAAAGGTGATGGGATATAGTGGAATGATTAAATCTATAGCTGTAATTTTAGTTATGATTACAGGTAGGTTTTATCCTGTAATTGCTCCATTAATAGGTGCTTTGGGAACATTTATAACAGGTAGTGCAACTTCATCTAATGTTCTATTTGGGGGACTTCAAGTTGAAGCGGCAAAATCTTTAGCAATTGATCCATGTTGGTTAGCAGCAGCTAATACAGCAGGTGCAACAGCTGGGAAAATAATATCACCACAAAGTATAGCAGTAGCTACAGCAGCTACAGGAATTGCAGGAGAAGAAGGGAAAATTTTAAACTCAACACTTAAATTTTTCTTAGCTTATGTAATCATACAAGGAATAATTACATTCTTTGGTGCAGTAATATTTTAA
- a CDS encoding FadR/GntR family transcriptional regulator — protein MFNQVKNTKVYEQIVDQIKAMVEDGTLKKGDKLPTERVMAEDLGVSRASVREALRALEVVGLIESRQGAGNYIKENFGGLLSEPLAIMFMLQESNPLDIYELREVIELETVILATRKRSDEHLEKIKNILDELKENVDEDNNVVLDKEFHYTIAAASGNKLIIDVLEVLSQLIDKFIKVSRKNILSDAENKWDLLSLHEKLYEAIRDRNEVSAHAIMKDHFELIKRYIE, from the coding sequence ATGTTTAATCAAGTTAAAAATACTAAAGTTTATGAACAAATTGTTGATCAGATAAAAGCAATGGTAGAAGATGGAACTCTTAAAAAGGGAGATAAGTTGCCAACAGAAAGAGTTATGGCAGAAGATCTTGGCGTAAGTAGGGCATCAGTAAGAGAAGCCTTAAGAGCTTTAGAAGTTGTTGGACTTATTGAAAGTAGACAGGGAGCAGGAAATTATATAAAAGAAAACTTTGGAGGATTATTATCAGAACCACTAGCAATAATGTTTATGTTGCAAGAAAGTAATCCCCTTGATATATATGAACTAAGAGAAGTTATAGAGCTAGAAACTGTAATATTAGCAACTAGAAAAAGATCAGATGAACATTTAGAAAAGATAAAAAATATTTTAGATGAATTAAAAGAAAATGTAGATGAAGATAACAATGTAGTTCTAGATAAAGAATTTCACTATACTATTGCAGCAGCATCAGGAAATAAATTGATAATAGATGTTTTAGAAGTTTTATCTCAATTAATAGATAAATTTATAAAGGTTTCAAGAAAAAATATATTATCAGATGCTGAAAACAAATGGGATCTTCTATCATTACATGAAAAGTTATATGAAGCAATAAGAGATAGAAATGAAGTAAGTGCTCATGCAATTATGAAGGATCATTTTGAATTGATTAAAAGATACATAGAATAA
- a CDS encoding IdeS/Mac family cysteine endopeptidase (This family includes IgM or IgG-cleaving cysteine proteases.): protein MIKKTKIISAILLAGILSLIIPKTLTTYADSSALNYDFKYDLNNDSIINELDIDEISKHYNNQKDSADWTEKFDFNNDGIIDIFDIIKISKCNGIKKPEKKLSKNALELQNLLAANKNITTTEDAAGKKIYNVWVKGITPPTEDDFTNLDLGSNYTLKVAPWKPGQGWYDINKTKNGSGDDFLCSGAVAANMLHWWLDQNKEYVDRYLAQNPENGKNLNKTLDIRTSSTFHDQKNSDIFNLIKNCFRNKSLWANSTLVWYINGFSMDFPIGPQYTSPHFDARVGFLRDIFKERGLTDVSYIGSYDLFNIRLLEWLQEDKALGIVHRTLASYDHIITLWGASFDENGNIIGIYVTDSDDENYEISNNVLYGMKYFRIIKDSNGVARMTTYTGKDNNIGAKLVDLYSLSLEKDQWEKYFNEK, encoded by the coding sequence ATGATAAAAAAAACTAAAATAATTAGTGCAATTTTACTTGCAGGTATCTTGTCACTAATCATTCCAAAAACTTTAACTACTTACGCAGATTCATCTGCACTAAACTACGACTTTAAATATGATCTTAACAATGATTCTATTATCAACGAGCTTGATATTGATGAAATTTCTAAACATTATAATAACCAAAAAGATTCTGCTGATTGGACTGAAAAATTTGATTTTAATAATGATGGAATCATTGATATATTTGATATCATTAAAATTTCAAAATGTAATGGTATAAAAAAACCTGAAAAAAAATTATCTAAAAATGCTTTAGAACTTCAAAATCTACTAGCTGCTAATAAAAATATAACTACTACTGAAGATGCAGCTGGTAAAAAAATTTACAATGTATGGGTAAAAGGAATTACCCCTCCAACCGAAGATGATTTTACTAATCTTGATTTAGGAAGTAATTATACTCTGAAAGTTGCTCCATGGAAACCTGGACAAGGTTGGTATGATATAAATAAAACTAAAAATGGATCTGGTGATGATTTTTTATGTAGTGGAGCTGTGGCTGCTAATATGTTGCACTGGTGGTTAGACCAAAACAAAGAGTATGTAGATAGATATTTAGCTCAAAATCCAGAAAACGGGAAAAATTTAAATAAAACCCTTGATATTCGTACATCATCAACCTTCCACGATCAAAAAAATAGTGATATTTTTAATTTAATAAAGAATTGTTTCCGTAACAAATCTTTATGGGCTAATAGCACATTAGTATGGTACATAAATGGATTTAGTATGGATTTTCCAATAGGCCCACAATATACTTCACCACATTTTGATGCTAGAGTAGGATTTCTTAGAGATATATTTAAAGAAAGAGGACTAACTGATGTATCTTATATAGGATCATATGATTTGTTTAATATTAGACTTTTAGAGTGGCTACAAGAAGATAAGGCACTAGGAATTGTTCACAGAACTCTAGCTAGTTATGATCATATTATTACCCTTTGGGGAGCTAGCTTTGATGAAAATGGAAATATTATTGGAATCTATGTAACAGATTCTGATGATGAAAATTATGAAATATCAAATAATGTTCTTTATGGAATGAAATATTTTAGAATTATTAAAGATTCTAACGGAGTAGCTAGAATGACTACATATACTGGGAAAGATAATAATATTGGTGCTAAACTTGTAGATTTATATTCTTTAAGTTTAGAAAAAGACCAATGGGAAAAATACTTTAATGAAAAGTAA